From the Kitasatospora atroaurantiaca genome, the window GGCGCCGAGGCGGGCGGGCGCCTCGCTCGTGTCGTTCGGGGTGTAGGTGACCAGGCGCATGGTGGCTCCTTGCGGTGACTCTGTCGGGAAGGTGAGGGTGGGCCGGCGACACCGGGTCAGGTGGTGGATCGCCGGCCCGTCCGGGGACGACAGCGCACGACGGATCGTCTCCGGGGGTGCCCCCGCGCAGCGGTCCGGACCTCGCGCCCTCGAGTGGGCCCGGACCGTTCGTGACTGCGCGGCGGCACCGTCTAGTGGCCGTCCGGCTGGACGGGCTGGTGGCCGCCGTTGTCGGCGTAGGCCTCTTCGCGGGAGAAGCTCAGCGAGCGCATCACCGGGAAGTCGTTGAAGGAGAACAGGCAGGCGTCCTCGGAGGCGTCGAGGTTCCGGTGCTCGTGCCAGGCCCAGGACGGGACGCAGAAGATGTCGCCCTGCTGCCACTCGAAGCGCTGCCCGGCGATCACCGACACGCCCTTGCCCTTGGCCGCGGTGTAGATCACCGAGCCGGTGTGGCGGTGGGCCTTCGTGGCCTGGCCGGGGCGCAGCAGCTGGATGTGGGCGCCCATGGTGGGCATCACCGAGCCGCCGGTGAGCGGGTTGGTGTACTCCATGATCACGCCGTCGTACGGGGAACCCTCGCTCGCCTTGGCCAGGTTGAGCAGGGCCTGGTAGGTGGGCTCCCAGGGGTAGCCGAAGACCGGCGAGTAGGGCCGGGTCCACTTCTCCATGCCGTACGGGAGCAGGTTGCCGCCGTAGCTCAGCACCGAGGAGTTGACGACCTCTCCGGGCACCTGGTTCAGCTCGGGGTGGACCTCGTAGAAGCCCGCGTCCAGGGCGTTGACCAGGGGGATGTCCAGGCCGTCCTGCCAGATGACGGGCGCGTCGTCGGACTCGTTCCCGTGCTCGTGCCAGGTGCCGTTGGGGGTGATGGCGAAGTCGCGCGGACCGACCTTGAGCTTCTGGCCGTCGACGATGGTCCAGGCGCCGGTGCCCTCGTGGACGAAGCGCAGGGCGGCGGCCTGGTGGCGGTGGGCGGTCATGGCCTCGCCGGGGCCCATGATCTGCAGGCCGGTGTAGAGCAGGCCGACGGCCGCGCTGACGTCCTTGCGGCCGGGGTTGACCAGCATGACCACCCGGCGGCCGGCGTCGTCGGCCCTGACCAGCGGCAGCGCCTTGTGGACCAGCGGGCGCAGGTCCCGGTAGCGCCACAGGACGGGCACGGACTGAGGCTGTGGGTACCAGGGCTCGATGTCGTTGGCGACCGTCCACAGCGCACCCGCGTCGAGGGTGGCCAACTCGTCGTAGTAGGCCTTCAGTTCGGGGGTGTCCGCAACTCGGGCGCGTCCCAGCCGGGTGTCGTCGTAGTCGGTCACGCTTCCTCCTTGGACGGGGTGTCAGGGCGGGAGGCGGCCTGGCTCAGGCCGTCGCCGGGGGTGCTGTACGGCGGCGCGGCGGCGGGGTCGCCGGCGAAGGCGAGCGGGCTGCGCGGCCGGTTGTCGACGTGGAGTTGGAAGACGTCGAAGCGGTTGTAGTGGCCGATGATGTCGTGCATCTGCTTGGGCTGGATGCACTTGGCGAGGTCGATCTCGGCGTAGACGATGCCCTCGTCGTCGATCAGCGGTTCGGTGACGGGCCGGCCGTCGGGGCCGAAGATGCCGGACAGGGCGCTGCGCGGGCGGGCGAGCATCTTGCGGATCTCCGCGTCCTCGCCGGCGACCTGATCGACGATATCCCCCGAGATCGTCGAGCAGGCCACCACCGAGAAGACCTTGCCCTCGAAGCAGTGCGCCGCCGTGCGGACCGCGATGGCGTCCGCCATGTCGTAGTCCTCCGGAGCGACCGGCAGCGCGATGTAGCTTGCGGCGTGGACGAGTTCGCCCTGAGCCAGGAGGGTGAAGCGGGCGAGGGTGTTGGTGTTCTCCCCGCAGGCGAGCACCCCGAGCGGGCCGATCTCGGTCCGGTGGACCTTCAGCGAACTGCCGTCCCCGCCGGTCCAGGTGAGCTTCTCGGCCCAGGTGGGCACCAACTTGCGGTGTACGCCGAGCAGTTCACCGTCGGAGCCGATGGTCAGCATGGTGTTGTACAGGACGCCCAGGCTGTGCGCGCCGCGCTCGTTGACGCCGATGACCACCGTGACGCCGTGCCTGCGGGCGGCGTCACGGAGGGCGTCCACGTGCGGGCCGGGCAGGTCGATCGAGGAGCGGTACAGCTTCTCGAACC encodes:
- a CDS encoding cupin domain-containing protein, whose translation is MTDYDDTRLGRARVADTPELKAYYDELATLDAGALWTVANDIEPWYPQPQSVPVLWRYRDLRPLVHKALPLVRADDAGRRVVMLVNPGRKDVSAAVGLLYTGLQIMGPGEAMTAHRHQAAALRFVHEGTGAWTIVDGQKLKVGPRDFAITPNGTWHEHGNESDDAPVIWQDGLDIPLVNALDAGFYEVHPELNQVPGEVVNSSVLSYGGNLLPYGMEKWTRPYSPVFGYPWEPTYQALLNLAKASEGSPYDGVIMEYTNPLTGGSVMPTMGAHIQLLRPGQATKAHRHTGSVIYTAAKGKGVSVIAGQRFEWQQGDIFCVPSWAWHEHRNLDASEDACLFSFNDFPVMRSLSFSREEAYADNGGHQPVQPDGH
- a CDS encoding carbon-nitrogen hydrolase family protein, with product MDLPCFTAAAVQASPVYLDAAATVDKAVSLIAEAAGHGASLIVFPEVFVPGYPYWNWTMNPVQGSPWFEKLYRSSIDLPGPHVDALRDAARRHGVTVVIGVNERGAHSLGVLYNTMLTIGSDGELLGVHRKLVPTWAEKLTWTGGDGSSLKVHRTEIGPLGVLACGENTNTLARFTLLAQGELVHAASYIALPVAPEDYDMADAIAVRTAAHCFEGKVFSVVACSTISGDIVDQVAGEDAEIRKMLARPRSALSGIFGPDGRPVTEPLIDDEGIVYAEIDLAKCIQPKQMHDIIGHYNRFDVFQLHVDNRPRSPLAFAGDPAAAPPYSTPGDGLSQAASRPDTPSKEEA